GTTTTCTTAATCATCGGTTTGCATAAGGATATAAGTCTTCTCTGTatttgctgaaaatatttttctagtctGGTTTTTCCCCCCCTTTCACGTTGTGCCTTTTTCCATAAGTTTTTCATTTGCATGGCCTCCTCTGGCCATCTTTGCCTGAGTGGGACCTTCTGAGCTCAGAAAATCGCTTCCCTCGCCAGCATGCCGATCTACGTTCAgttccactctcttctcttttgaAGAAGCTCttgtttctgttgttgatttAACTCTGTGCTCCGTTCGAGATgtatggggggagggggagtcacGGCCGAAGGGATTCGGGAGGGATATCCTTTCTTCTCCGCACGACGTGCGTTCTGCCCAGCACCCCCTCCTCTGGATCCCCAGAAAGAAAGGTCAAAGAGGGACCAGAGAAACGCAAAGGGTCAGCCGAGATGGCCGTTCCTGACCACAGAGGCCAAAGACCCCAGAAGGGCCTATGGTGACTGCCTTGCCTTCTTTTGTTTGAGAAAGAGAGCAAGGTCACCCTTCCTGGGTGAGCAGGGGTGAAGCAGCCCTTGAGAGGCCCAGGAGTGGGCAAGACAGGCTGACGCTAAGAGGTTATAAACTTCTAGAAGGGTCAAGCCACTCTGGGGACAGTGGGCTATATATTTGACAAGAACAAGGTCAGGCCATGTGCCCTCAACTGGGTGCCAGGGTGAAGGGCAGGAGGGCCAGCCTAGGGCCAGGCCAGGTTGGGTCCAGCCCACCGTCCTGGTGGGGACCCACTCACCCGTACTCATgagcctctctctcttcttcagaCTCACTGCTCCTAAGATCCCGGAAGGGGAGAAAGTCGACTTTGATGTAAGTTTACGGGACCTGGGTTCACACAGACTCCCCAGGCCTCCAGCCTTCGGCTCCAGGCTAAGCCTGAGAAGGGGACATCATTTAGAACAGCCAGAACTGGGGCCTCCTGGCTCCGTGCACTCTTGCTATGATTCATTCCTGCATCAGAGGGAACTCATCCAGGAATAACACCTCCtccccactcatccatccacccatctcccCGTCTCTCCCCATCCATCCAATCACCCACCCAACTATCCATCATCCATCTGTGCATCctcccatctgtccatccactccccacccatccatccactcatctctccatccatccagtcACCCACCCAACTATCCATCATCCATCTGTGCAGcctcccatccatccacccacttcccacccatccatccatcccccaTCTACTCACTCATCATGCCCCCACTCACTGTTACACCCATttacccacccatccatctgtgTATCCAACAGACTACTTCGTTCCCCAATTTCCTTTCTGTCCAACCCACCCAGGCATCTCTGGGCATAACAATGAGGCCAAGTCAGAGGAGTCCATCCCAGGGGTGCTCACTGACCTCAGGGCTCTGCATGGCCTGGACTCAGCCACAAGGAGGGTACCACTCTGACCCCATGGCTGAGGGAGCAGGCAGCCCGAGGATCGAGAGGAGAGCGGGTGTGATGGGCCTGTCCCCATAGGACATCCAGAAGAAGCGCCAGAACAAAGACCTCATGGAGCTCCAGGCTCTCATCGACAGCCACTTCGAGGCTcggaagaaggaggaagaggagctggTCGCCCTCAAGGAGAGAATCGTGAGTCCAGCCCTGCAGCTCTGGGTGGAAGTCGGGCTGGTGGATGTGGCCGGGGGTCCAGGGGCGGGCCAGGCCAGGCTGACCCGCTTTCCTCCGGCCGCAGGAGAAGCGCCGAGCAGAGAGAGCTGAGCAGCAGAGGATCCGGGCGGAGAAGGAGCGTGAACGCCAGAACAGACTGGCGGTGAGacggccccccagcccccagcccggcccccagcgcggcccccagccccctgcttcAGGAGCCCCGGCTCCCAGACCTCCCCCTTTCTGACAATCCCCTTGACACTGGCCTAGGAACCCAGGCCATCAGCCAAGTCCCCCTGCCCCGCAGAACCCCTGCGAGAGGGTGGACCCAACAGGGACCAGGACCTTCCAGAAGGTTCCAGGCCCAAGCAGGTCCTCGACGCCTGCGCTGAGGtcttggttgggggtgggggtgtgcccgcaggaggagaaggcgcgGCGGGAGGAGGAGGACGCCAAGAGGCGGGCTGAGGATGAcctgaagaaaaagaaggctCTGTCCTCCATGGGTGCCAACTACAGCAGCTACCTGGCCAAGGTGAGTGCGGGCATGGGGCTGAGCGCCCCGCCGCGGCCCCGGACCGGCTCGACGCGCCCCCTCCCGTGTCCCCCCAGGCAGACCAGAAGAGGGGCAAGAAGCAGACAGCCCGGGAGATGAAGAAGAAGGTCCTGGCCGAGCGGAGGAAGCCCCTCAACATCGACCACCTCAGCGAGGACAAGCTCAGGTGAGGACCCGCCCGGTGGTGGGGGGCGCCTGGACCCTCCTGCCGGGGCTGACCCAGCAGCCCCTCACCCACGGCCACCCTCAGGGACAAGGCCAAGGAGCTCTGGGACACCTTGTACAAGCTAGAGATGGACAAGTTTGAGTATGGAGAGAAGCTGAAGCGTCAGAAATACGACGTGAGTGTCCTGTCCCTGGCTTCGCCCGCTGGCGGGCGCCCCGCGTCCCCAGACCTCGACCAAGCCCCCTGCCCTGCGGGGGGCCCCGCCCGGGGTCCTCCAGGCCGGCCTCACGTCAGGACGGCGCTTATGGCTGGCGGGGGGTGCGGTGGCGCAGAGTGCCCTTGTCCGGGAGCAGGGGTCTGGAGACCCAGTGTCCTGAGCCCGCCAGGGGGGCATTGAGTTCCTCTGGGGTGGGGTTTCCACCTCACCCAGACTCCTCTGCACACCCAAGTTCCGGCCAGGCCAGCCCTGGGGACtcagagctggggagggggcctgggcGGGGTCTCCCCGACCCTGGAGTCACAGCTCAGGTCGGCAGCCCTGGGTGGACACTCCCCTCGGAGTCAACATGGGCCTGGGATGGGGCTGGGTACAGACCCTGATGATAGACCAGAGGCAGACCCTTCCCTCCAGCCTCCGGCGTCCCCCCGGGAGGACCGTTCACTCTCAGGGCCCCTCTCCCGCTGGCCCTTGAGACAGAGGGTGTGGGCGAGCAGTGCTGACAGATGGAGGAGTCCTGCCTCCTTCTCAGGAGCCCGGGGCCCTTGGGTGGGTTGCCTGGCCCTCCTGCACTTGAATTTCTCCACCTCCCTCTGGGGGAAAACGCTCCCCCGGCGGCCCAGGTGAGGGGGCACCACGCTCTGTGCCAATGCTCCCGGCCGGCCTTGGAAATGGGCTTCAGAGGGTCCAGACGGGCCCCACTCGTGCTGAGCCAGGAGAGCAGGCCCCGACACACGTGTGCACAGGGGTTCCCCAGAGCTCGGACCAGGCTGGCCCTGAGCACGCAGGGCACCCAAGCCTCGGCCGCCCACCCAGCCCCCTAACCATCTCGGTCTTTCTAGATCATGAACGTCCGGGCCAGAGTGGAGATGCTGGCCAAGTTGTAAGTAGCCGGGGTCCACCCTGGACCAGGCTCTAGTGTTCATGCACGGTGGGCCTCGCGCATGGCGGAAACCTGGGTCGTTGCGGGTGTCGGCAGCAGCGGGCACGGAGAACCCGGAGGATGTCCCTGGGTCCCCCGCCCGCCTCCTCCCCCTTGCCTGCCACCTGGGGGCTTCCGAGGCTGACCCGCTGCCCTTCGTCGGCAGTGGAGGCTGGCCCTTACCTCTCGGACCTCCCCTGGGCGGTCAGCAGGAGGGAGCAGCCGGGCCGGGGAGCGAGACGGCCGCGGGGCTCTGAGCTCCGGCCGCCAGGCGGGGGCTGTGTTTGCGAGCCCACCTCCGGCCCCTGCCCCCGCGCCACACCCTGCAGAGGTGGGCAGGTAAGTGGCCAGCTCTGGGGCTGCAGTGTGTCGTGGCCCAGGTGTCCAGCTCAGGCCGCCGAGAGTGAGTCAGAGACACGAGTCTGAGCTCCTCCAGACCAGAGGAGCCAGGACACGGTGAGAGCGCCGAGGCCTGCCAGGCCCCGTGCGGACGCGCAGGTGAGTCCCCTGTGTTGTTTGCAGATCACCAACCTCAGGAGCCGCATTGACCAGGCCCAGAAGCAGTGAGTAGCCCTGCCCGCCCCATGCTCTGCGCCAGGCACGCAGCCCCACGGGGTTGGCTGCCACTGCCCCCAGGGGCCCGGAGACGTCAGCCTGTGCTGGTGGCACGCGGCCCTCAGCAGAGCAGTAACAGGACTAACCGGCCGGTCCCTTGGGCCAGCATGTTGGGCCCTATGCCCCAGACCTGCAGCCTCcagtctcccccatccccagAGCCCAGGAGGTGGGTTGGGAGGGCCAGCAGGAGGCCCCCAGGGTGGCCTTCAGGGTGACCTGGTGAAGCCAGCCTGGGCTCCTGGACAACCCGCAGCGTGTCACCTTGGCGATGACCTGGGCAGGGACTCAGCAGACCCTGCACAGCCTTGGGTGAGACCCCTGGTCTGGGGTTGATGAGCCTGCTGGGTCCACGGGACCCTTTGCAGCTGCTGCCAGGAAGGGCAGGTGCCACCTGCTGGGGTTCAATGCCCGAGCCTGGAGGCTGAGCTGGGGTGCCCCGAGGGCTGCAGAGGGGGCTGGCGTAGGTGCACGCCCTCCGCCCTGGGCTCcatggcaggaggcaggggttctCGCAGGTCACTCGGCTAGGTGTGAGTGTGAgcacgcacgtgtgtgtgtgtgtgtgtgcatggccCGAAGGGTTCTCAGGCTGGCTTCCGCTCAGGGACACGGGCTGTGGGCAGGGCTCTCAGTGCCAGGCCTTCCCCTGCAGCCTCGGGAGCCGCAGGGCCCACTCCAGCCTGAAGCTGCCCACGACGAGTGCCGATGACCGCCCCCCGCGGCCCGGCCCCTGCCAGCTCCTGGCTCCCTGCTGTGCAGAGGGCTCAGGCAGAAGGGGGGCTCCCAAGGACCCCCATCCCCCGAGGTCCCGGTCTCATTGGTGACTGACGGGCTGAGATTCTAGAACAAGACAGAGGCCTCCCAGGTTCCAAGTCTGTCAGGCTGGACTGCTGGCCTGGAGTGAAGAACTGGACCTGCCTGCTGCCCCTGCCCATCCTGGCCAGGGTGGGGGCTGGCTCTTTCCAGGCCAGAGTTACTGAGAGGATGGCAGCTACCAGTAGGGACAGGCAGGCTTGGGTCCGCCTGACATAAGGGCCTGTGCCCCGAGTcccttgggtggggaagggagggagaggggcccAGCCCTTGCCCACACCCCCTTAACCTCACTAACCTCCCCAGCACACAGTCGCCCAGGCCTGGTGGGCAGGCACAGGTGAGTCACCGCTGCTGGACCAAGGCTGGGGATGCCCCTGGGCTGCTAGGGCTGGGCCAGGCCGAGCTGCCAGGGTCTGGGgtctgctgggggctggggaaggggccaGCCAGGGTCCCAGACCCCCTCACGCTCAAGACCAACTTGCTTCCCATTTACAGCAGCAAGAAGGCCGGGACCACGGCCAAGGGCAAAGTCGGCGGGCGCTGGAAGTAGAGCGGCCAACGAGGCTCCCAGAGGCAGAGACCCTCGGCCCGGGGGACTCACGTGCGGGGGTCCAGCCCCCAGGGGCCCCCTGCGTCTCTGTCCTCACTGCGTCCATGCTCTGGGGCCTGTGAATAAAGGAGCAGGCTCCCCTTCACCGCGTGTGTGCTGGCTCATCAGTGGggccccagggtggggagggtgtgGCGGGGGCTGCTCTGCAGCTTGGGAGCCCACGGGACCCAGCTGCTCACCTAGGGGTCAGCTCAGGAGACCCCCAGCAGTGGTCTTCTACGCCACAGAGACCCCCAGGTGCCCACCGGCTCTGCCAGCGGCTTCCACTTGTGTCAACGGACAgtcaccccatccccaccccgcgTGCGAGCCCACTTTGCTGGCCCCCAGCCCCCCCAGTTTGGGGTAGCAGAGCTTGGCCTTTGCAGGGCGTCCGGAAGGCAGGTCTGGGGCATGAACGTCCCCCAGAAACAGGGCAGAAGGGGGCCCGGAGCAGGGGAGGTGCACGCGGccccagggagggggaggagagcaCATCTCAGGGAGCAGTCGTGGCAACACAGACCGTTCTTTCTATATTCTACAAGAACAGAGCACTCCCTGTGTAATAAGTCTGAAAGGCCTGACCAAGTAGAATTACGGAAAATATAAATCACAAAAATTGGATCAAGACATAGAGCCTTGCTCAGCCAAGTATTCACGGAGGAAGCTGCCGAGCCTGGATGGCCCCCCGGGAGGGCTCTGCGGAGAGGGGGGAAGTGGGGAGCATCCCAGCTCAGGCGGCTGCGGGGCGCCAGACCCCAGACAATGAGCTCGCCCACCCGGACGGTACGTGCCTGTACACAGCATgaactccaacacacacacacacacacacacacacacacacgtcctcAGGCCCTCGGGCAGCCCACCCCCACACAACAGGGCTCCTTGCAGTTGATGTGAATACCCTGCGCCCAGCCACTGTGCCCTCCTGCAGCGGGGGCCTCGAGGGTGAGCACCTCCATGTAACAGTGGGGTCCCCCGATCCCAGCACTGTCCCTCCACCTCTCACAGGAATGACGGGATGAGAGCCGCCCTGGGGAGAGGCGGTCAGCGCACGGGGGCGGGGGTTCAGCTCGCAGAATCCTGCGGGTTCAGCACAACGTGAGCTGAGTTGCAGATGGTGGGAACACCAGGGAGGAACAAGTCGGGGACGGGAACGGGAGAGTTTCAAGCACATCTCGGGGTCACGGAGTCAGGAAGATGAGGGGCATGGGGGTGGGTATGTGAGCTCCGAGCAGAAAAATTAAGCCTGACTGATGGATGCCAATGGACCACAGTCCTTCTGAAGGAGAGTGTACATGGGAAACTCTGCAGGAACAGGTTATAGACAAGGCTTTGCAGCAAGCTTCAAGCTCTAACGGGCATGTCTCAGCCAACAGTCAGCCCTCCGCAGCCCAGTCAGAACCGATGGATGGCAGCTTATGAGCATAGgtttagaaatgcaaaaatgcactCTGAACAGTTGATGGATCTCAGAGGAGATGGGGAGGACACTTAGGAAGCACCTTAGGACGAGTGATGATGCACGATCACAGAACAGGTCCTGCTGACTCGGGACCTACAGTGGGATGGCTTGTTCCGACCGCCTCGGTTAGAAAAGTGAGGGCAAGAGCCGTATTCGTAGTAAGTTAAacagcttcctgggtggctcaaatggtaaaaaatatatttgcaatgcaggagatctgagtttgatccctgggttgggaagatcccctggagaagggactggcaacccactccagtattcttgcctggagaatcccatggacagaggaacctggcgggccacagtccatggggtcacaaagagttggacacgactgaaatgtcACAGTCAGAAGTTAGCAAAGGAACAAAAAACCAAACCCGAGCAGAAGAGAAGCACGGACGTGAGTAAGGAAGACAGAAGAAGACAATAAATAAAGAGACAAGATTACCAGGGAAAGTCAACAAAGTAAGAAGCGGGCTCTTCTGAAGGACTGATAAAATGTCTGGTGTGAAAACCAAGCAGATGAGGTGGGAAGGGGAGAAGGCACAAACCAcagtgaaatgaagagaaagccCATGGCAGAGACAAGTCTGTGGTAACTtttctatgaaaaaatatttgaaaaatgagataaaatggtcAGTTTCCAGGGGAAACGAACTGACTTCCCTGAAGCTTGAAACTTGAATAGACCGATTTCACATGAAAAATGTTGAACCAGTGATGAAATCCCTGCCCACCAAGAGCTTTTGCAAACTACATCATGATCAAGGGAGAATCCCCTCcaatgcaaaaataattttatattagaaaACCGAGTAATGTAATAAttaaacacacataaacataaaCAGTTTAAAGCCTGGGGAAACACGGGATGATACAGAGCACAGTTCATGGTTTCTTAGTCAACCTAGAAGGCAATTTCCTTACCGTGGGAAGGCGTCCTCCAAAATCCTACAGCAAATCATCCAAATAGTGAACGGTTGGAAGATCACCTTGAAGATCAAGAGTAAGGCAGGAATGTCAGCTTCCCTATTTTCTAGCCTACTAATCCCTGGAAAGAAATGATCATTCATCACAATCAGATAACTGTCTATAAAGAAAACCAGTGAAAACTGCAATTTtaagttgtggatatgtctggtgttgaaagtaaagtccaatgctgtaaaaagcaatattgaataggaacctggaacgttagctccatgaatcaaggtaaattggaagtagtcaaacaggagatggaaagagtgaacatcaacattttaggaatcagtgaatggtctgggatgggtgaatttaatttagatgaccattatatctactactgtgggcaggaatcccttagaagaaatggagtagccatcatagtcaataaaagagcccaaaatgcagtagttgggtGCAGTccccaaaatgacagaatgatctctgtttgtttctaaagcaaaccattcaatatcacagtaatctaaatctatgtcccaaccactaatgccaaagaagatgaagttgaatggttctatgaagacatagaagaccttctagaactaacaccaaaaaaagctGTCctattcatcataggggactggaatgcaaaagtaggaagtcaagagattcctggagtaacaggcaagtttggccttggagtacaaaatgaagcggggaaaaggctaacacagttttgccaagagaacgcactggtcatagcaaacacctccttccaacagcacaagaggcaactctacgcatggacatcaccagagggtcaacaccgaaatcagattgatttattctttgcaaccaaagatggagaatctctacacagtc
The nucleotide sequence above comes from Cervus canadensis isolate Bull #8, Minnesota chromosome 29, ASM1932006v1, whole genome shotgun sequence. Encoded proteins:
- the TNNT3 gene encoding troponin T, fast skeletal muscle isoform X6, translated to MGCRARSSVTITRGRAVGGQCLSRSCPQGAPARLSRPSCRKHPAAMSDEEVEHVEEEYEEEAPPPPAEVPEVHEEVHEVHEPEEVQEEEKPRPRLTAPKIPEGEKVDFDDIQKKRQNKDLMELQALIDSHFEARKKEEEELVALKERIEKRRAERAEQQRIRAEKERERQNRLAEEKARREEEDAKRRAEDDLKKKKALSSMGANYSSYLAKADQKRGKKQTAREMKKKVLAERRKPLNIDHLSEDKLRDKAKELWDTLYKLEMDKFEYGEKLKRQKYDIMNVRARVEMLAKFSKKAGTTAKGKVGGRWK
- the TNNT3 gene encoding troponin T, fast skeletal muscle isoform X9 → MGCRARSSVTITRGRAVGGQCLSRSCPQGAPARLSRPSCRKHPAAMSDEEVEHVEEEAQEEAPPPPAEVPEVHEEVHEVHEPEEKPRPRLTAPKIPEGEKVDFDDIQKKRQNKDLMELQALIDSHFEARKKEEEELVALKERIEKRRAERAEQQRIRAEKERERQNRLAEEKARREEEDAKRRAEDDLKKKKALSSMGANYSSYLAKADQKRGKKQTAREMKKKVLAERRKPLNIDHLSEDKLRDKAKELWDTLYKLEMDKFEYGEKLKRQKYDITNLRSRIDQAQKHSKKAGTTAKGKVGGRWK
- the TNNT3 gene encoding troponin T, fast skeletal muscle isoform X1, with amino-acid sequence MGCRARSSVTITRGRAVGGQCLSRSCPQGAPARLSRPSCRKHPAAMSDEEVEHVEEEYEEEEEAQEEAPPPPAEVPEVHEEVHEVHEPEEVQEEEKPRPRLTAPKIPEGEKVDFDDIQKKRQNKDLMELQALIDSHFEARKKEEEELVALKERIEKRRAERAEQQRIRAEKERERQNRLAEEKARREEEDAKRRAEDDLKKKKALSSMGANYSSYLAKADQKRGKKQTAREMKKKVLAERRKPLNIDHLSEDKLRDKAKELWDTLYKLEMDKFEYGEKLKRQKYDIMNVRARVEMLAKFSKKAGTTAKGKVGGRWK
- the TNNT3 gene encoding troponin T, fast skeletal muscle isoform X7, which translates into the protein MGCRARSSVTITRGRAVGGQCLSRSCPQGAPARLSRPSCRKHPAAMSDEEVEHVEEEYEEEEEAQEEAPPPPAEVPEVHEEEEVQEEEKPRPRLTAPKIPEGEKVDFDDIQKKRQNKDLMELQALIDSHFEARKKEEEELVALKERIEKRRAERAEQQRIRAEKERERQNRLAEEKARREEEDAKRRAEDDLKKKKALSSMGANYSSYLAKADQKRGKKQTAREMKKKVLAERRKPLNIDHLSEDKLRDKAKELWDTLYKLEMDKFEYGEKLKRQKYDIMNVRARVEMLAKFSKKAGTTAKGKVGGRWK
- the TNNT3 gene encoding troponin T, fast skeletal muscle isoform X5; amino-acid sequence: MGCRARSSVTITRGRAVGGQCLSRSCPQGAPARLSRPSCRKHPAAMSDEEVEHVEEEAQEEAPPPPAEVPEVHEEVHEVHEPEEVQEEEKPRPRLTAPKIPEGEKVDFDDIQKKRQNKDLMELQALIDSHFEARKKEEEELVALKERIEKRRAERAEQQRIRAEKERERQNRLAEEKARREEEDAKRRAEDDLKKKKALSSMGANYSSYLAKADQKRGKKQTAREMKKKVLAERRKPLNIDHLSEDKLRDKAKELWDTLYKLEMDKFEYGEKLKRQKYDIMNVRARVEMLAKFSKKAGTTAKGKVGGRWK
- the TNNT3 gene encoding troponin T, fast skeletal muscle isoform X8, coding for MGCRARSSVTITRGRAVGGQCLSRSCPQGAPARLSRPSCRKHPAAMSDEEVEHVEEEAQEEAPPPPAEVPEVHEEVHEVHEPEEKPRPRLTAPKIPEGEKVDFDDIQKKRQNKDLMELQALIDSHFEARKKEEEELVALKERIEKRRAERAEQQRIRAEKERERQNRLAEEKARREEEDAKRRAEDDLKKKKALSSMGANYSSYLAKADQKRGKKQTAREMKKKVLAERRKPLNIDHLSEDKLRDKAKELWDTLYKLEMDKFEYGEKLKRQKYDIMNVRARVEMLAKFSKKAGTTAKGKVGGRWK
- the TNNT3 gene encoding troponin T, fast skeletal muscle isoform X21, which encodes MGCRARSSVTITRGRAVGGQCLSRSCPQGAPARLSRPSCRKHPAAMSDEEVEHVEEEYEEEEEVQEEEKPRPRLTAPKIPEGEKVDFDDIQKKRQNKDLMELQALIDSHFEARKKEEEELVALKERIEKRRAERAEQQRIRAEKERERQNRLAEEKARREEEDAKRRAEDDLKKKKALSSMGANYSSYLAKADQKRGKKQTAREMKKKVLAERRKPLNIDHLSEDKLRDKAKELWDTLYKLEMDKFEYGEKLKRQKYDIMNVRARVEMLAKFSKKAGTTAKGKVGGRWK
- the TNNT3 gene encoding troponin T, fast skeletal muscle isoform X4, yielding MGCRARSSVTITRGRAVGGQCLSRSCPQGAPARLSRPSCRKHPAAMSDEEVEHVEEEYEEEEEAQEEAPPPPAEVPEVHEEVHEVHEPEEKPRPRLTAPKIPEGEKVDFDDIQKKRQNKDLMELQALIDSHFEARKKEEEELVALKERIEKRRAERAEQQRIRAEKERERQNRLAEEKARREEEDAKRRAEDDLKKKKALSSMGANYSSYLAKADQKRGKKQTAREMKKKVLAERRKPLNIDHLSEDKLRDKAKELWDTLYKLEMDKFEYGEKLKRQKYDITNLRSRIDQAQKHSKKAGTTAKGKVGGRWK
- the TNNT3 gene encoding troponin T, fast skeletal muscle isoform X2, encoding MGCRARSSVTITRGRAVGGQCLSRSCPQGAPARLSRPSCRKHPAAMSDEEVEHVEEEYEEEEEAQEEAPPPPAEVPEVHEEVHEVHEPEEVQEEEKPRPRLTAPKIPEGEKVDFDDIQKKRQNKDLMELQALIDSHFEARKKEEEELVALKERIEKRRAERAEQQRIRAEKERERQNRLAEEKARREEEDAKRRAEDDLKKKKALSSMGANYSSYLAKADQKRGKKQTAREMKKKVLAERRKPLNIDHLSEDKLRDKAKELWDTLYKLEMDKFEYGEKLKRQKYDITNLRSRIDQAQKHSKKAGTTAKGKVGGRWK
- the TNNT3 gene encoding troponin T, fast skeletal muscle isoform X16, translated to MGCRARSSVTITRGRAVGGQCLSRSCPQGAPARLSRPSCRKHPAAMSDEEVEHVEEEYEEEEEAQEEEEVQEEEKPRPRLTAPKIPEGEKVDFDDIQKKRQNKDLMELQALIDSHFEARKKEEEELVALKERIEKRRAERAEQQRIRAEKERERQNRLAEEKARREEEDAKRRAEDDLKKKKALSSMGANYSSYLAKADQKRGKKQTAREMKKKVLAERRKPLNIDHLSEDKLRDKAKELWDTLYKLEMDKFEYGEKLKRQKYDITNLRSRIDQAQKHSKKAGTTAKGKVGGRWK
- the TNNT3 gene encoding troponin T, fast skeletal muscle isoform X20, translated to MGCRARSSVTITRGRAVGGQCLSRSCPQGAPARLSRPSCRKHPAAMSDEEVEHVEEEAQEEEEVQEEEKPRPRLTAPKIPEGEKVDFDDIQKKRQNKDLMELQALIDSHFEARKKEEEELVALKERIEKRRAERAEQQRIRAEKERERQNRLAEEKARREEEDAKRRAEDDLKKKKALSSMGANYSSYLAKADQKRGKKQTAREMKKKVLAERRKPLNIDHLSEDKLRDKAKELWDTLYKLEMDKFEYGEKLKRQKYDIMNVRARVEMLAKFSKKAGTTAKGKVGGRWK
- the TNNT3 gene encoding troponin T, fast skeletal muscle isoform X19, with the translated sequence MGCRARSSVTITRGRAVGGQCLSRSCPQGAPARLSRPSCRKHPAAMSDEEVEHVEEEYEEEEEAQEEEEKPRPRLTAPKIPEGEKVDFDDIQKKRQNKDLMELQALIDSHFEARKKEEEELVALKERIEKRRAERAEQQRIRAEKERERQNRLAEEKARREEEDAKRRAEDDLKKKKALSSMGANYSSYLAKADQKRGKKQTAREMKKKVLAERRKPLNIDHLSEDKLRDKAKELWDTLYKLEMDKFEYGEKLKRQKYDITNLRSRIDQAQKHSKKAGTTAKGKVGGRWK
- the TNNT3 gene encoding troponin T, fast skeletal muscle isoform X14, producing MGCRARSSVTITRGRAVGGQCLSRSCPQGAPARLSRPSCRKHPAAMSDEEVEHVEEEAQEEVHEVHEPEEVQEEEKPRPRLTAPKIPEGEKVDFDDIQKKRQNKDLMELQALIDSHFEARKKEEEELVALKERIEKRRAERAEQQRIRAEKERERQNRLAEEKARREEEDAKRRAEDDLKKKKALSSMGANYSSYLAKADQKRGKKQTAREMKKKVLAERRKPLNIDHLSEDKLRDKAKELWDTLYKLEMDKFEYGEKLKRQKYDIMNVRARVEMLAKFSKKAGTTAKGKVGGRWK
- the TNNT3 gene encoding troponin T, fast skeletal muscle isoform X17; translated protein: MGCRARSSVTITRGRAVGGQCLSRSCPQGAPARLSRPSCRKHPAAMSDEEVEHVEEEAQEEVHEVHEPEEKPRPRLTAPKIPEGEKVDFDDIQKKRQNKDLMELQALIDSHFEARKKEEEELVALKERIEKRRAERAEQQRIRAEKERERQNRLAEEKARREEEDAKRRAEDDLKKKKALSSMGANYSSYLAKADQKRGKKQTAREMKKKVLAERRKPLNIDHLSEDKLRDKAKELWDTLYKLEMDKFEYGEKLKRQKYDIMNVRARVEMLAKFSKKAGTTAKGKVGGRWK
- the TNNT3 gene encoding troponin T, fast skeletal muscle isoform X22 → MGCRARSSVTITRGRAVGGQCLSRSCPQGAPARLSRPSCRKHPAAMSDEEVEHVEEEAQEEEEKPRPRLTAPKIPEGEKVDFDDIQKKRQNKDLMELQALIDSHFEARKKEEEELVALKERIEKRRAERAEQQRIRAEKERERQNRLAEEKARREEEDAKRRAEDDLKKKKALSSMGANYSSYLAKADQKRGKKQTAREMKKKVLAERRKPLNIDHLSEDKLRDKAKELWDTLYKLEMDKFEYGEKLKRQKYDIMNVRARVEMLAKFSKKAGTTAKGKVGGRWK
- the TNNT3 gene encoding troponin T, fast skeletal muscle isoform X11 — protein: MGCRARSSVTITRGRAVGGQCLSRSCPQGAPARLSRPSCRKHPAAMSDEEVEHVEEEAQEEAPPPPAEVPEVHEEEEVQEEEKPRPRLTAPKIPEGEKVDFDDIQKKRQNKDLMELQALIDSHFEARKKEEEELVALKERIEKRRAERAEQQRIRAEKERERQNRLAEEKARREEEDAKRRAEDDLKKKKALSSMGANYSSYLAKADQKRGKKQTAREMKKKVLAERRKPLNIDHLSEDKLRDKAKELWDTLYKLEMDKFEYGEKLKRQKYDIMNVRARVEMLAKFSKKAGTTAKGKVGGRWK
- the TNNT3 gene encoding troponin T, fast skeletal muscle isoform X10 yields the protein MGCRARSSVTITRGRAVGGQCLSRSCPQGAPARLSRPSCRKHPAAMSDEEVEHVEEEYEEEAPPPPAEVPEVHEEVHEVHEPEEKPRPRLTAPKIPEGEKVDFDDIQKKRQNKDLMELQALIDSHFEARKKEEEELVALKERIEKRRAERAEQQRIRAEKERERQNRLAEEKARREEEDAKRRAEDDLKKKKALSSMGANYSSYLAKADQKRGKKQTAREMKKKVLAERRKPLNIDHLSEDKLRDKAKELWDTLYKLEMDKFEYGEKLKRQKYDIMNVRARVEMLAKFSKKAGTTAKGKVGGRWK